One segment of Erigeron canadensis isolate Cc75 chromosome 2, C_canadensis_v1, whole genome shotgun sequence DNA contains the following:
- the LOC122590140 gene encoding lamin-like protein has product MRTSGIAVWLKIVTLLAMLTSTTCRHPVRHLVGGEDHWKPNVNYTNWSLNKTFYAGDWLYFMYDKYMFNVLEVNKTSYDNCTDQGFIFNITRGAGRDVFELKKPKSYYFLSSGGYCYNGMKLGVNVIEFVSAPEPSYVTSSISSNMVTGINMVISSFVIAVLWVALL; this is encoded by the exons ATGAGGACTTCAGGAATCGCTGTGTGGCTGAAGATCGTCACGCTTTTGGCAATGCTAACAAGCACAACGTGCAGACATCCAGTGCGCCACCTTGTTGGCGGCGAGGATCACTGGAAGCCTAATGTTAACTACACTAATTGGTCACTCAACAAAACATTTTATGCCGGCGATTGGCTTT ATTTCATGTATGACAAGTACATGTTCAATGTGTTGGAGGTGAACAAAACAAGCTATGATAATTGTACTGATCAAGGATTTATCTTCAACATTACGAGAGGGGCGGGGCGTGATGTGTTTGAGCTCAAAAAACCAAAGTCATACTATTTTTTATCAAGTGGAGGTTACTGCTACAATGGAATGAAATTGGGTGTGAATGTGATTGAATTTGTTTCTGCTCCTGAACCTTCTTATGTCACAAGTAGTATTTCTTCTAATATGGTAACAGGAATTAATATGGTAATATCATCATTTGTGATAGCTGTATTATGGGTTGCTCTGCTTTAA
- the LOC122588744 gene encoding receptor-like protein kinase FERONIA, translating into MILVYEYISNGTLSEQLHELGTPLYWIQRLKICIGAARGLHYLHSGTGIEVGVIPRDIKSSNIMLHESRAPKFTDFGLAMIGPMYDQPSTNVDTIVEGTFENLDPNYFSSEKLTIKSDVYAFGVVLLEVFCRGSIDNYRITWFQDCIKKGQFKRIAAFDIRQQIAPKCSKAFAQIVERCLHRDPKQRPTMAEVLFSLEFLLIKQEKYNDSKQDTRFEEFDGNGEGDLTESVMLERIVLFTWHTHNICRCFGIGI; encoded by the exons ATGATCCTGGTATATGAATATATCTCCAATGGAACACTCAGCGAACAACTCCATGAACTTGGCACCCCTCTTTATTGGATTCAACGACTCAAGATCTGCATTGGTGCCGCTCGCGGATTGCACTATCTTCATAGTGGTACAGGGATTGAGGTTGGGGTCATACCTCGGGATATCAAGAGCTCAAATATTATGCTACATGAAAGCAGGGCACCTAAATTTACTGACTTTGGGTTGGCGATGATAGGCCCAATGTACGATCAGCCCTCGACTAATGTCGACACAATTGTTGAAGGCacttttgaaaatttagatCCCAATTATTTCTCATCTGAAAAGCTCACAATAAAGTCAGACGTGTATGCTTTTGGGGTGGTATTGTTAGAAGTGTTCTGTCggggttcaattgataattacAGGATTACATGGTTTCAAGATTGCATCAAAAAAGGCCAATTCAAGCGTATAGCTGCTTTTGATATACGCCAACAAATAGCCCCGAAATGTTCCAAGGCGTTTGCACAAATTGTTGAGAGATGCTTGCACCGGGATCCAAAGCAACGCCCAACCATGGCCGAGGTTTTGTTCAGTCTTGAGTTTCTACTGATCAAACAAGAGAAATATAACGATTCCAAACAG GATACACGATTTGAAGAATTCGACGGTAACGGTGAGGGAGATTTAACTGAATCGGTTATGCTTGAAAGAATTGTATTATTTACATGGCACACGCACAATATTTGTCGTTGTTTCGGAATAGGAATTTAG
- the LOC122587549 gene encoding serine/threonine-protein kinase pakD-like gives MSRHDLRFELAILGEFKRYDRKIPIEKIKSATNNFADENLIGQDSFGKIYRGQILESERTVPVVVRQFKEEYAYRNNDLSTELKTLCLLSSHENISSMKLSFISDYDILLIKKIEANGSLAEHLSVGLTLSWTQRLNICIGVGRALRYIHNSHFMPSDYHTYTFGHSSAGPVFYIIHGNIKSSEILLDDNWQPKLQGFEPFMLVERNTLLRYRNYEATLQYKDPAYANSGVLTVKSDVFSFGVVLFEVLFGREASTPYEQEQATEDNWNFAEFARLHWESKTLDKMIDSDMQKNMDSKSLEIFSNVAYACLMEQREERPNMEQVVRELEQSLELQKYHEHSMVTCTNSSSTQLQLQGESFEHLKIPLKDILSATEEFDSKYIIGKGGFATVYKANLEHFESKTSSSIEGGDDGSHMRKISSTVAIKVISNTANGLGDKGFVAEVKMLSKCKHQNIVSLLGYGDEGPQKILIYEYVPNGSLDGYLERSYRMTNLSWGRRIQICLDIAHGLDYLHSGLDGNEIIIHRDIKSANILLDNNLRAKIADFGLSRLYTINSENSTINTKTIAGTDFYLDPAYQKTGDLKKASDIYSFGVVLYELLSGTLAYDKIHTTDTEKGLPSIARRLFKEGKSMAIVDPSIKETDGSISSQSRVADQHSLDTFLNIAYQCLAETQNERPTIEEVIKELEKALNFQKSNEDNLQVLFEDINVATQSFSDFNCIREGKFWKLYKGEFPQDKGFTAIIAKRWNKSGQGHQQLFFRELEFGFKNKKCKEITNLVGYCTEMEEKILVYEHSSKGSLDKHLNDPSLRWIERLKICIDVARGLIRFYNNTSGKLMMHADIQSSNILIDGDKKTQISNLELCTTDPFDQSTVTISKKDDAYSLGVLLLERTRS, from the exons ATGTCTAGGCATGATTTACGTTTTGAGTTAGCAATTTTGGGTGAATTTAAAAGATACGATCGGAAGATCCcaattgaaaagataaaatcagCTACTAACAACTTCGCTGATGAAAATCTCATTGGACAGGATTCCTTTGGGAAGATTTACAGGGGACAAATCTTGGAATCGGAAAGAACGGTCCCTGTTGTAGTACGGCAGTTCAAGGAAGAGTATGCGTATCGTAACAATGATCTTTCGACAGAGTTAAAGACTCTATGCTTGCTCAGCTCGCATGAAAATATCAGCTCCATGAAATTATCCTTCATCAGTGATTATGAcattttgttgataaaaaagaTCGAGGCCAATGGAAGTCTGGCCGAACATCTATCCGTTGGTTTAACCCTCTCATGGACGCAAAGACTGAACATATGTATTGGTGTCGGACGAGCATTGAGATACATTCATAATTCTCACTTTATGCCATCCGACTATCATACATATACTTTTGGTCATAGCTCCGCGGGACCTGTTTTTTATATCATACATGGCAACATCAAGAGCTCGGAAATTTTACTAGATGACAACTGGCAACCCAAGCTCCAAGGTTTTGAGCCTTTTATGCTAGTGGAAAGAAATACTCTTTTACGTTATAGGAATTATGAGGCCACGTTACAATACAAGGACCCAGCATATGCAAATTCTGGAGTTTTGACTGTCAAGTCAGACGTGTTCTCCTTTGGAGTTGTTTTATTTGAAGTCTTGTTTGGGAGGGAAGCGTCTACTCCATACGAGCAAGAGCAAGCTACAGAGGATAATTGGAATTTTGCTGAGTTCGCCAGATTACATTGGGAGAGTAAAACGCTGGATAAAATGATAGATTCCGATATGCAGAAAAATATGGACTCAAAATCACTTGAGATCTTCTCAAATGTAGCATATGCTTGCTTGATGGAGCAACGAGAAGAACGCCCAAATATGGAACAAGTTGTTAGGGAACTTGAGCAATCCTTGGAACTTCAGAAATATCAT GAACACTCAATGGTTACATGTACAAATTCATCATCCACTCAATTGCAG TTGCAGGGGGAAAGTTTTGAACATTTGAAGATTCCACTGAAGGATATACTATCAGCCACGGAGGAATTtgattcaaaatatataattgggAAAGGTGGATTTGCTACGGTTTACAAAGCCAACCTTGAACATTTTGAAAGTAAAACCTCTTCATCAATCGAGGGGGGAGATGACGGCAGTCATATGCGCAAGATATCCAGCACTGTAGCAATAAAGGTCATCTCTAATACAGCAAACGGCTTGGGAGACAAAGGGTTTGTCGCAGAAGTTAAAATGCTTAGCAAATGTAAGCATCAAAACATAGTATCTCTTCTTGGCTATGGTGACGAAGGACCTCAAAAGATCCTTATTTACGAGTATGTTCCTAATGGAAGCCTTGATGGTTATTTGGAGCGCTCTTATAGAATGACTAATCTTAGTTGGGGTCGTCGTATACAAATATGTCTTGATATCGCACATGGATTGGATTATTTACATTCTGGGTTGGATGGCAATGAAATAATTATACACCGTGATATAAAGAGCGCCAACATTTTACTAGACAATAACTTAAGAGCGAAGATTGCTGACTTTGGGCTCTCCAGATTATACACTATAAATTCAGAAAATAGCACCATCAATACTAAAACCATTGCGGGCACAGATTTCTACTTGGATCCAGCATATCAAAAGACAGGTGATCTAAAGAAAGCGTCAGATATCTACTCTTTTGGGGTAGTTTTATATGAACTTTTGTCGGGGACGTTGGCCTATGATAAAATTCACACAACCGATACTGAGAAGGGGCTTCCATCTATAGCACGCCGTCTCTTCAAGGAGGGAAAATCTATGGCAATTGTGGATCCTAGTATTAAGGAAACAGATGGAAGTATTTCTTCACAAAGTAGAGTAGCCGATCAACATTCTTTGGACACATTTTTAAATATTGCTTATCAATGTTTGGCGGAAACTCAAAATGAGCGTCCAACAATTGAAGAAGTCATCAAAGAACTTGAGAAAGCATTAAACTTTCAA AAAAGCAACGAGGACAACCTCCAAGTTTTGTTTGAAGACATAAATGTGGCCACACAAAGCTTCAGCGATTTCAACTGCATTAGAGAAGGAAAATTTTGGAAGTTATATAAAGGAGAATTTCCACAAGATAAAGGATTTACTGCCATCATTGCAAAGCGATGGAACAAGTCTGGTCAAGGACATCAGCAGCTATTTTTTAGAGAGCTTGAATTTGGATTCaagaataaaaaatgtaaagagATCACTAACCTGGTCGGGTATTGTActgaaatggaagaaaaaatcCTTGTTTATGAGCATTCATCAAAAGGAAGCCTTGATAAGCATTTGAACGATCCAAGTCTCAGGTGGATAGAACGTCTCAAAATATGCATCGATGTTGCTCGGGGATTGATACGTTTTTACAACAACACATCAGGGAAGCTGATGATGCATGCAGACATCCAGAGTAGTAACATTTTAATAGACGGTGACAAGAAGACTCAAATTTCTAATTTGGAGTTGTGTACAACCGACCCATTTGACCAATCAACTGTTACCATCAGCAAAAAAGATGATGCATATTCATTAGGTGTACTCTTACTTGAG AGAACAAGAAGTTGA